In Methanobrevibacter olleyae, a single window of DNA contains:
- a CDS encoding DUF2108 domain-containing protein: MLEFIDLTTISIALMIIGAIGVVLLKKPLDKVIMVSILEAGLFLAIVSFKYLDVAFLTAVLNPLSIIVFLLALIKIDRVRKSKLEDYSTFDKLNYSAENQERNSKGGK, from the coding sequence ATGTTAGAATTCATTGATTTAACAACAATATCAATTGCTTTGATGATAATTGGCGCTATTGGGGTTGTTCTTCTTAAGAAACCATTAGATAAGGTAATCATGGTTTCAATTTTAGAGGCAGGCTTATTCTTAGCTATTGTTAGCTTTAAATATTTAGATGTAGCTTTTTTAACTGCTGTTCTTAATCCGTTGTCTATTATTGTATTTTTACTTGCTTTAATTAAAATTGACAGAGTACGTAAATCAAAATTAGAAGATTATTCTACTTTTGATAAATTAAATTATAGTGCTGAAAATCAAGAAAGAAACTCTAAAGGTGGTAAATAA
- a CDS encoding EhaG family protein — MVVSVIPQFVSAFYSSMYTTALYGGLIVAFIGLIGISIEKRDIQILILTDIVGLAMLIVVAAVGTDLSEALILPGLVVELAEIMAISEILISREMRKADKDTSFTPMPLDINMEIMTSSPNFIALILIAYGVFLSGFTGGAVAGGGIVIYVLSRKVRGLPIVVLDGVGAISGISWCLWIVGFISFFLLPQYWLLSLFLAALGLLLKVASKIGLIGILMREEYGRK; from the coding sequence ATGGTAGTAAGTGTAATTCCTCAATTTGTTTCTGCTTTCTATAGTTCAATGTATACCACAGCTTTATATGGTGGTTTAATTGTAGCTTTCATTGGCTTAATTGGAATTTCAATAGAGAAAAGAGATATTCAAATTCTTATCTTAACTGATATTGTAGGTTTAGCTATGCTTATAGTTGTAGCTGCTGTTGGAACTGATTTATCTGAAGCTTTAATTCTTCCAGGTTTAGTAGTAGAATTAGCAGAGATCATGGCTATATCTGAGATTTTAATATCTCGTGAAATGAGAAAAGCTGACAAAGATACCTCATTTACACCAATGCCTTTAGATATCAATATGGAAATTATGACAAGCTCTCCTAATTTCATTGCATTAATATTAATTGCTTATGGTGTATTCTTATCTGGTTTTACTGGTGGTGCAGTAGCTGGTGGAGGTATTGTAATTTATGTATTAAGTAGAAAAGTTAGAGGTTTACCAATTGTTGTTCTTGATGGTGTAGGAGCAATTTCTGGTATCTCTTGGTGTTTATGGATAGTTGGTTTTATATCCTTCTTCCTATTACCGCAATATTGGTTATTAAGTTTATTCTTAGCAGCTCTTGGTTTACTCTTAAAAGTAGCTTCTAAGATTGGATTAATCGGAATCTTAATGAGAGAAGAATACGGTAGAAAATGA
- a CDS encoding hydrogenase large subunit, protein MILPIGPIHPGLKEPLRLKLQTQGEKVIKAEIDYGYVHRGIEKIMEGKTWQKCIYLAERVCGICSYEHTQSFAETLEIISGVRAPLRAQYLRVITNELDRIQSHLLANSTFFKTLDHETLFMHVLALREYAMDSLELLTGNRVNLGWNVVGGVRMDANERHFDEILANLKKIEDGFDRHIALFEEAPIVALRAKGVGVMTKEEAIKGHAVGPIGRASGIKHDLREDHYTYQDGFDFKPIWRKEGDNYARTLNRLYEVEQSIDLIKQAIDNMPKGDIRIPVEIASGYGEWRNEAPRGEVTYMVETNGDLIKRISIRTPSIMNIDSCARYMLKDVATVSDAVSTYASSDPCIACTERVAITDIDTGKYAIKDFFEVKLNE, encoded by the coding sequence ATGATATTACCAATAGGCCCAATTCATCCAGGTTTAAAGGAACCTTTAAGACTTAAACTTCAAACTCAAGGTGAAAAGGTTATTAAAGCCGAAATTGATTATGGTTATGTTCATAGAGGTATTGAAAAGATTATGGAAGGTAAAACTTGGCAGAAATGTATTTACTTAGCTGAAAGAGTATGTGGTATTTGTTCATATGAGCATACACAATCATTTGCTGAGACTTTGGAAATAATTTCTGGAGTTCGTGCTCCACTTAGAGCACAATATTTAAGAGTTATTACAAATGAATTAGATAGAATTCAATCTCACTTACTTGCAAATTCAACATTCTTTAAAACTCTTGATCATGAAACCTTATTTATGCATGTTTTAGCTTTAAGAGAATATGCAATGGATTCCCTTGAATTATTAACTGGTAATAGGGTTAATTTAGGTTGGAATGTTGTTGGCGGTGTCCGTATGGATGCAAACGAAAGACATTTTGATGAAATACTTGCAAACTTAAAGAAGATTGAGGATGGATTCGATAGGCATATTGCACTATTTGAAGAAGCACCTATCGTTGCTTTAAGGGCAAAAGGTGTTGGAGTAATGACTAAAGAGGAAGCTATTAAAGGTCATGCAGTTGGACCTATTGGAAGAGCTTCTGGTATTAAACATGATTTAAGAGAAGATCATTACACTTATCAAGATGGATTTGACTTTAAACCTATTTGGAGAAAAGAAGGAGATAATTATGCCCGTACTTTAAATAGGCTTTATGAAGTTGAACAATCTATTGATTTAATTAAACAAGCTATTGACAATATGCCTAAAGGGGATATTAGAATTCCTGTAGAGATTGCTTCTGGTTATGGTGAATGGAGAAATGAAGCTCCACGTGGAGAAGTAACTTATATGGTAGAAACTAACGGGGATTTAATCAAGCGTATTTCTATTAGAACTCCAAGTATTATGAATATTGATTCTTGTGCAAGATATATGCTTAAAGATGTAGCTACGGTTTCTGATGCAGTTTCAACATATGCATCTTCAGATCCTTGTATTGCTTGTACTGAAAGAGTAGCTATAACAGATATTGATACTGGTAAATATGCTATAAAAGACTTCTTTGAGGTGAAATTAAATGAATAA
- a CDS encoding NAD-dependent epimerase/dehydratase family protein, producing the protein MENKEIVVTGGCGFIGSHVVDALIENNKVTIIDNLSSGKIENLENHNHENLTLIKEDLLDADLEEILKGKDYVFHLAALASVPGSVAEPLNYNQTNIDASLKLLIASKNNNIKKIVFSSSSAVYGENLNMPLKESELFMPCSPYAAQKASCELYLKSFYESYGLNYVALRYFNVFGPRQDENSQYAAVIPKFISAILKGESPVIYGDGEQSRDFIFVKEIAKANIAACESDYNGVVNVALGKSMTINKLFEVVRDALKSDIEVKYLDERPGDIKHSLADISNLKNISFNVEEDKFEEQLRETVEWFKKEMES; encoded by the coding sequence ATGGAAAATAAAGAAATTGTAGTTACTGGAGGATGTGGATTTATAGGATCACATGTAGTTGATGCATTAATTGAAAACAATAAAGTAACAATTATCGATAACTTATCCTCTGGGAAAATAGAAAACTTAGAAAATCATAACCATGAAAATTTAACTTTGATTAAAGAAGATTTATTAGATGCAGATTTAGAAGAGATTTTAAAAGGAAAAGATTATGTATTCCACCTTGCAGCATTAGCAAGTGTTCCTGGAAGTGTAGCAGAACCTTTAAATTACAATCAAACAAATATTGATGCTAGTTTAAAATTATTAATTGCATCTAAAAATAATAATATAAAGAAAATTGTCTTTTCATCATCTTCTGCAGTTTATGGAGAGAATCTAAATATGCCACTTAAAGAAAGTGAGCTATTTATGCCTTGCTCTCCTTATGCAGCTCAAAAAGCAAGTTGTGAATTATATTTAAAATCATTTTATGAAAGTTATGGCTTAAACTATGTAGCATTAAGATATTTCAATGTCTTTGGTCCTAGACAGGATGAAAATTCCCAATATGCGGCAGTCATTCCTAAGTTTATTTCTGCAATACTTAAAGGAGAAAGTCCAGTTATTTATGGTGATGGGGAACAAAGTAGAGATTTTATTTTTGTTAAAGAAATTGCAAAAGCAAATATTGCAGCATGTGAATCTGACTATAATGGTGTTGTAAATGTTGCATTAGGTAAATCAATGACTATCAATAAATTATTTGAAGTAGTTAGAGATGCACTTAAATCAGATATAGAGGTTAAATACCTTGATGAACGTCCGGGAGATATTAAACACTCATTAGCAGATATTTCAAATTTAAAAAATATTAGCTTTAATGTAGAAGAGGATAAATTTGAAGAGCAGTTAAGAGAAACTGTAGAATGGTTTAAAAAAGAAATGGAATCTTAA
- the ehaA gene encoding energy-converting NiFe hydrogenase A subunit EhaA, whose product MISIGANGFQLFVNYMVVIIVAVVLALILKLPLLPEKPIRFSKTKSALFPTPIFAIGILAIFYSLNIFWIYEGLLIAIIVGIFSALFVKYLFDYIFPNPPEIEGGSK is encoded by the coding sequence ATGATTAGTATAGGTGCTAATGGATTTCAATTATTTGTGAATTATATGGTGGTTATTATAGTTGCAGTAGTCTTAGCTTTAATTTTAAAGTTACCTCTTCTTCCAGAAAAGCCAATTAGGTTTTCTAAGACTAAAAGTGCACTATTTCCAACTCCTATTTTCGCTATAGGGATTTTAGCTATATTTTATTCATTAAATATATTTTGGATTTATGAAGGATTATTAATTGCAATAATCGTAGGAATATTTTCTGCTCTTTTTGTAAAATATTTATTCGATTATATTTTTCCAAATCCTCCAGAAATTGAAGGAGGTAGTAAATAA
- a CDS encoding NADH-quinone oxidoreductase subunit B family protein, with product MKMLKRLKDIVRKSSIHVCIVNCGGCNGCDVELVALLSPRYDLEQYGIYVHNNPREADVLLVTGAVTEQWRENLRRIYAKTPEPKIVVTVGNCPQSGDVFAQEGGRVLAPVSDFIPVDAAIPGCPPRPSEILEAVLTVAPGALAAKGRAQDSRKD from the coding sequence ATTAAAATGCTTAAAAGACTTAAAGATATTGTGAGAAAAAGTTCAATTCATGTTTGTATTGTAAATTGTGGAGGATGCAATGGCTGTGACGTGGAATTAGTCGCTCTTCTTTCTCCAAGATACGATCTTGAACAGTATGGGATTTATGTTCACAATAATCCCCGTGAAGCTGATGTTCTTTTAGTAACTGGTGCAGTTACAGAACAATGGAGAGAGAATTTAAGAAGGATTTATGCGAAAACTCCTGAACCTAAAATTGTTGTAACTGTTGGAAACTGTCCACAATCTGGAGATGTATTTGCACAAGAAGGAGGAAGAGTTCTTGCTCCAGTTTCTGACTTTATTCCAGTAGATGCAGCTATTCCAGGTTGCCCTCCAAGACCAAGTGAAATTTTAGAAGCAGTTTTAACTGTTGCTCCTGGAGCACTTGCAGCTAAAGGAAGAGCTCAAGATAGTAGAAAAGATTAG
- a CDS encoding EhaF family protein, whose amino-acid sequence MPKIAKIWNKLANPKNIPRLFALILGLLLIAGFLIPVELNTNQIYTRPAPQSQMDAGLAIAPYDRGGEILESPGLTEAQYPENSRNLGWINSYMTPIAEMLKDISPYFGTSICSSPGGVIDEILYYTRGFDTILESSILMMAFIIASWLAINFTMDRKKAKKDIKEDVKSAIASSDRIASEVEESNRQARQKQAKKEFR is encoded by the coding sequence ATGCCTAAAATAGCAAAAATATGGAATAAATTAGCAAATCCAAAGAATATTCCTAGATTATTTGCTCTAATTTTAGGTTTACTATTGATTGCTGGATTTTTGATTCCTGTAGAGTTAAATACCAACCAAATTTATACTCGTCCAGCTCCTCAAAGTCAAATGGATGCAGGACTTGCTATTGCTCCATATGATAGAGGTGGTGAGATTTTAGAAAGTCCTGGTCTTACAGAAGCCCAATATCCTGAAAATTCTAGAAATCTAGGTTGGATTAATTCATACATGACTCCAATAGCTGAAATGCTAAAGGATATTTCTCCATACTTTGGAACAAGTATATGTTCATCTCCTGGAGGAGTAATAGATGAAATCCTTTACTATACAAGAGGTTTTGATACTATCTTAGAATCTTCTATTCTTATGATGGCATTTATTATTGCATCATGGTTAGCTATTAACTTTACTATGGATAGAAAAAAAGCTAAAAAGGATATTAAAGAGGATGTAAAAAGTGCTATTGCAAGTTCTGATAGAATAGCTAGTGAAGTTGAAGAAAGCAATCGTCAAGCTCGCCAAAAACAAGCTAAAAAGGAGTTTAGGTGA
- a CDS encoding DUF2104 domain-containing protein, producing MEELYIMIYILVFIIGSIAGLLLSYKKHMEPFIISEIDVLTLVLAIVGWFLLLNHGLIGFISSVILLSLAFFFIGLTIGRRPGYGRMETAVAIFIAVVVWILTSGFLFKF from the coding sequence ATGGAAGAATTGTATATTATGATTTATATTTTAGTTTTTATAATAGGATCAATTGCTGGTTTGCTGTTAAGCTATAAGAAGCATATGGAACCTTTTATAATATCTGAAATAGATGTCTTAACCTTGGTTTTAGCTATTGTTGGATGGTTTTTATTATTAAATCATGGACTAATAGGATTTATCAGTTCTGTAATTTTACTTAGCTTAGCATTCTTCTTTATTGGCCTTACAATAGGAAGAAGGCCAGGTTATGGCCGTATGGAAACTGCAGTTGCTATTTTTATTGCAGTAGTTGTTTGGATTTTAACATCAGGATTTTTGTTTAAATTCTAA
- a CDS encoding 4Fe-4S binding protein: MSSIIWYIYEFARKAWIDGFFDAKSKEDLVQKPDRFRDFPKVIKEYCIGCGSCTASCPSPNAIKLIRDSDNEESIGLIYPVINKAACIRCGFCAEVCPSTPKTLECGENHFIHEEFNIIPSKRKYIVDDYLCIRCHKCMDACEVGAIEEIGDKVVVNQSKCISCGKCLDACPVKGAMKGVFVNNLEEQKKIINFVVKTLEEYIGSKQDELIKLGTDKLFLDELEFKPIFDKSLTILNDEEVVNEVLEDAINRLKIRIITWDEDSCKKCQMCIPDCPTGAISFDYDKDTIVRDKEKCLRCSICYQTCPFGVIKYFLAKFNLDTNDNNEKVIHISVKASQLAERRA; the protein is encoded by the coding sequence ATGTCTTCAATTATATGGTATATTTATGAATTTGCAAGAAAAGCTTGGATAGATGGTTTTTTCGATGCAAAATCAAAAGAAGACTTAGTACAAAAACCAGACAGGTTTAGAGATTTTCCTAAAGTGATTAAGGAATATTGTATTGGTTGTGGCTCTTGTACTGCTTCTTGTCCATCTCCAAATGCAATCAAATTAATTAGAGATTCAGATAATGAAGAATCTATCGGCTTAATCTATCCGGTTATTAATAAAGCAGCTTGTATTAGATGTGGTTTCTGTGCTGAAGTTTGCCCTTCCACTCCAAAAACATTAGAATGTGGGGAAAATCATTTTATTCATGAAGAATTTAATATTATTCCTTCTAAAAGAAAATACATTGTAGATGATTATTTGTGTATTAGATGTCATAAGTGTATGGATGCTTGTGAAGTTGGTGCTATTGAGGAAATTGGAGATAAGGTTGTTGTAAATCAATCTAAATGTATATCTTGTGGAAAATGTCTAGACGCATGCCCTGTTAAAGGAGCTATGAAAGGAGTATTTGTTAATAATCTTGAAGAACAAAAGAAAATTATTAATTTTGTAGTTAAAACCTTAGAAGAATATATTGGATCTAAACAAGATGAATTGATTAAACTAGGTACTGATAAGCTCTTTTTAGATGAGTTAGAATTTAAACCTATCTTTGATAAGTCTTTAACTATTTTAAATGATGAAGAAGTAGTTAATGAAGTTTTAGAAGATGCTATCAATAGATTAAAAATTAGAATTATCACTTGGGATGAAGACAGCTGTAAAAAATGTCAAATGTGTATTCCAGATTGTCCAACTGGAGCTATATCCTTTGATTATGATAAGGATACTATTGTAAGAGATAAAGAAAAATGTTTAAGATGCAGTATTTGTTATCAAACCTGTCCATTTGGAGTTATAAAATATTTCTTAGCTAAATTTAATTTAGATACAAATGATAATAATGAGAAAGTTATTCACATTTCTGTAAAAGCTTCTCAATTAGCAGAAAGGAGGGCTTAA
- a CDS encoding DUF2109 domain-containing protein, translating to MYIEIIGVITVLMALRALITKNMAEKLLYINVIGFCVSALIALYIQSAFGLVLAATFFISSTIGANAIAYSLKDLEGEITYDENMQEHKEN from the coding sequence ATGTATATTGAAATTATTGGAGTTATTACAGTTTTAATGGCATTGAGAGCTTTAATAACTAAAAATATGGCAGAAAAATTACTTTATATAAATGTAATAGGATTCTGTGTTTCTGCATTAATTGCATTATATATTCAAAGTGCATTTGGTCTTGTATTAGCTGCAACTTTCTTTATCTCATCAACGATTGGGGCAAATGCAATTGCCTATAGTTTAAAAGATTTGGAAGGTGAAATCACTTATGATGAGAATATGCAAGAGCATAAAGAGAATTAA
- a CDS encoding respiratory chain complex I subunit 1 family protein has protein sequence MNLMAQILINVIIAFLAGSLLLGFHRKVMARVQLRPGPPIIQYLLHSLKFFFKETSFPKTAAMPFYVGITVILAGIWVTGVIVGPVTKGSLMILFGIYAIHKIVEHNAGSSSGSPYGKVSCVRAVFSAAGELPLFAIIAIIFILTGTMDISGIIDYQAANGPLIFKLPLAAIMFFTLIVTKSPYSPFGITKGKEIISGFETEHFGLLKGYIMFSESIAWYILLWIFLTVFFGPISVLGYLIGMIVICIITGFINATTPMLNPNHSVMAQISIAVICTLGSIIMIII, from the coding sequence ATGAATTTAATGGCTCAAATTTTAATCAACGTAATTATAGCCTTCCTTGCAGGTAGTCTTTTATTAGGTTTCCATAGAAAAGTTATGGCGAGAGTTCAATTAAGACCTGGACCTCCTATTATACAATATTTGTTGCATTCTTTGAAATTTTTCTTTAAAGAAACTTCATTTCCAAAAACAGCTGCAATGCCCTTTTATGTAGGTATTACAGTTATTTTAGCAGGGATCTGGGTTACTGGAGTTATTGTAGGTCCAGTTACCAAAGGTTCTTTAATGATATTATTTGGTATTTATGCAATCCATAAGATTGTAGAACATAATGCAGGATCTTCTTCAGGTTCTCCATATGGTAAAGTAAGTTGTGTAAGAGCTGTATTCTCAGCAGCAGGAGAATTACCATTATTTGCTATAATTGCTATAATCTTTATTTTAACTGGAACTATGGATATCAGTGGAATTATAGATTATCAAGCAGCAAACGGGCCTTTAATATTTAAATTACCTCTTGCAGCAATTATGTTCTTTACATTAATAGTTACAAAATCCCCATATTCTCCTTTTGGAATTACAAAAGGAAAAGAAATTATATCTGGATTTGAAACTGAGCATTTTGGTTTACTTAAAGGATACATAATGTTTTCAGAGTCAATTGCTTGGTATATCTTATTATGGATATTCTTAACTGTATTCTTTGGACCAATTTCAGTACTTGGATATCTTATTGGAATGATTGTAATTTGTATTATAACTGGATTTATTAATGCTACAACTCCTATGTTAAATCCAAACCATTCTGTAATGGCCCAAATATCAATTGCAGTTATTTGTACACTTGGTTCAATTATTATGATTATTATTTAG
- a CDS encoding DUF788 domain-containing protein, which yields MNKMKIASYIIFAVSLLAILYALIFNPADWIVFAIAIVCIPFLILSFGLLTMSKPIKDEEEERREEPFTGY from the coding sequence ATGAATAAAATGAAAATAGCTAGTTATATTATCTTTGCTGTATCTCTATTAGCTATACTTTATGCTTTAATATTTAATCCAGCTGATTGGATAGTTTTTGCAATAGCTATTGTTTGTATACCATTTTTAATACTTTCATTTGGACTACTTACTATGTCTAAACCTATAAAAGATGAAGAGGAGGAAAGAAGAGAAGAACCATTTACTGGTTATTAG
- a CDS encoding EhaE family protein, with amino-acid sequence MFNLALWVYVGLALAIFGSIATVWGPGVKDPVIRTINTEVASVGVSLILLTYNSTLALLTLIATTIIVTLILFRAIARLEEIGADV; translated from the coding sequence ATGTTTAATCTTGCACTTTGGGTTTATGTAGGTTTAGCATTAGCTATTTTTGGAAGCATTGCTACTGTTTGGGGTCCTGGTGTAAAAGACCCTGTTATAAGAACAATAAATACAGAAGTAGCATCTGTAGGAGTTTCATTAATTTTGCTTACTTATAATTCTACATTAGCTCTTTTGACATTAATTGCAACTACTATCATTGTAACTTTAATCTTATTTAGAGCTATTGCTCGTTTAGAAGAGATTGGAGCTGATGTATAA
- a CDS encoding DUF1959 domain-containing protein, translating to MSNEEKLEMMKLRVLHSFYWENDITIPLSEEFNISKEEFEDILMNHFDMSDLENMHATYEIANREKIKRQLHIDLRLYWLSDVIKLVSEEDADRITHNLTKDIVKNGKKYEDALEEGRAEIIDLVKEK from the coding sequence ATGAGTAATGAAGAAAAATTAGAAATGATGAAATTGAGAGTTCTTCATAGTTTTTATTGGGAAAATGATATTACTATTCCATTATCTGAAGAATTTAATATTTCTAAAGAAGAATTTGAAGATATTCTTATGAATCATTTTGATATGAGTGATTTAGAAAATATGCATGCTACATATGAAATAGCAAATAGAGAAAAAATAAAAAGACAATTACATATTGATTTAAGACTTTACTGGTTAAGTGATGTTATTAAACTTGTATCTGAGGAAGATGCAGATAGAATTACTCATAATTTAACTAAAGATATTGTTAAAAATGGTAAAAAATATGAAGATGCTCTTGAAGAAGGTAGAGCTGAAATTATTGACTTGGTTAAAGAAAAATAA
- a CDS encoding 4Fe-4S binding protein — MVSVDSIPRPLRDVYIEYEIDDEKCINCIDKPCLKVCPIDAVYQDSNTKFIKLDEHCFGCVLCTNACPYDAIHIKKTLSDPIRENVPNINKKLCRACGACVDACKSGAIHLASSGGEEVHSEIDEDKCIRCGYCFRYCPTDAIKYGEILPKTVKEGKTLCIDQDQCIGCMTCTRICPSKGAINVGKTNKLPFIDPAYCARCEECMHACPTYAIDYVEREEAFESFNKIKTLEIASEIIDMDVYNISKGLTNIDNVLVKLLEDISKDYHFDDFDYENSMDIRDVPRGMEFSDVEIFTCTNCKSIVVNVTEFLNQRLNSQLKEDLDVIKVLDLVEFFPPSLGIEVINENCIACGLCKDVCPTDSISLDGPNPIIINTDNSCVYCGLCAEVCDFEAIKLKEEFFTNRNHEIFFIKRDLRGRRNGTVEVNHHACQLCEVCVKNCPVDALSIEDGKVLVNHDDCISCRNCEGICPVNAIKVSTIWQFL; from the coding sequence ATGGTAAGTGTTGACTCTATTCCAAGACCATTACGTGATGTTTATATTGAATATGAAATTGATGATGAAAAATGTATTAATTGTATAGATAAACCTTGCCTGAAAGTTTGTCCAATTGATGCAGTTTATCAAGATTCTAATACTAAATTTATTAAATTAGATGAACATTGTTTTGGTTGTGTTCTCTGTACTAATGCATGTCCTTATGATGCTATTCATATTAAAAAGACTTTATCCGATCCAATTCGTGAAAATGTTCCTAATATAAATAAAAAGCTTTGTAGAGCTTGTGGAGCATGTGTTGATGCATGTAAATCTGGAGCTATTCATTTAGCATCCTCTGGTGGAGAGGAGGTGCATAGTGAAATTGATGAAGATAAATGTATTCGCTGCGGATATTGTTTTAGATATTGCCCTACTGATGCTATTAAATATGGAGAAATTCTTCCTAAAACTGTTAAAGAAGGTAAAACTCTCTGTATTGACCAAGATCAATGTATTGGTTGTATGACTTGTACAAGAATATGTCCCTCTAAAGGAGCAATTAACGTTGGTAAAACTAATAAATTACCATTCATTGACCCTGCTTATTGTGCAAGATGTGAAGAATGTATGCATGCTTGTCCTACTTATGCAATTGATTATGTTGAAAGAGAAGAAGCCTTTGAATCATTTAATAAAATTAAAACATTAGAAATTGCATCTGAAATTATAGATATGGATGTTTATAATATCTCTAAAGGTCTTACTAATATTGATAATGTTTTAGTAAAACTACTTGAAGATATTTCTAAAGATTATCATTTTGATGACTTTGATTATGAAAACTCAATGGACATTAGAGATGTTCCAAGAGGGATGGAATTTTCAGATGTTGAAATATTCACTTGTACTAATTGTAAATCTATTGTAGTAAATGTTACAGAATTCTTAAACCAACGTTTAAATTCTCAGCTTAAAGAAGATTTAGATGTTATTAAAGTTCTAGACCTTGTAGAATTCTTCCCTCCTAGTTTAGGTATTGAAGTGATAAATGAGAATTGTATTGCTTGTGGCTTATGTAAAGATGTTTGTCCAACTGACTCTATTAGTTTAGATGGTCCTAATCCAATTATAATTAATACTGATAATTCCTGTGTCTACTGTGGTTTATGTGCTGAAGTATGTGATTTTGAAGCTATTAAGCTTAAAGAAGAGTTCTTTACAAATAGAAATCATGAGATTTTCTTTATTAAAAGAGATCTTAGAGGAAGAAGAAATGGTACTGTAGAAGTAAATCATCATGCTTGCCAATTATGTGAGGTATGTGTTAAAAATTGTCCAGTTGATGCACTATCAATTGAAGATGGGAAAGTTCTTGTAAATCATGATGATTGTATTTCTTGTAGAAACTGTGAGGGAATTTGTCCGGTAAATGCAATTAAGGTTTCTACAATTTGGCAGTTCTTATAA